In one window of Lewinella sp. 4G2 DNA:
- a CDS encoding CTP synthase gives MSKYIFVTGGVTSSLGKGIIAASLAKLLQARGLSVTIQKFDPYLNVDPGTLNPIEHGECYVTDDGAETDLDLGHYERFLNTPTSQANNVTTGRIYQTVIEREREGAFLGKTVQVVPHITDEIKRRIQLLGQTGEYDIVITELGGTVGDIESLPYVESLRQLRWELGRDNCICIHLTLIPYLAAAKELKTKPTQHSVKELLSSGIQPDILVVRTEHEIDDSIRRKLALFCNVEKSCIIEALDASTIYDVPLLMLKEGLDAQVISKLRIQDRKEPDLRRWKNFLGRLKNSTGEVTIGLVGKYIDLQDAYKSIYEAFIHAGAVNETRVKVVPVSSEQLEGSSADVGKFLEKFDGILVAPGFGERGIEGKINAIKYLREHKIPFFGICLGMQCAVVEFSRNVAGIEGAMSTEVDPKASHPVIDLMNDQKDVTTKGGTMRLGAYDCELVKGSNAAKAYGTTKISERHRHRYEFNNEYLDQLKSAGLQITGTNPKTGLVEVVELKDHPYFVGVQFHPELKSTVEQPHPLFTAFVAAAMKHKASSTD, from the coding sequence ATGAGCAAGTATATTTTCGTTACGGGCGGGGTGACTTCATCCCTCGGAAAAGGCATTATTGCCGCCTCTTTGGCCAAGTTGTTGCAGGCGCGTGGCCTTTCCGTTACCATCCAAAAGTTCGACCCCTACCTCAACGTGGACCCGGGTACCCTCAACCCGATCGAACACGGGGAATGCTACGTGACGGACGATGGCGCCGAGACCGATCTCGACCTCGGGCACTACGAACGCTTCCTCAATACCCCCACCAGCCAGGCCAATAACGTGACGACAGGGCGGATCTACCAAACCGTCATCGAACGCGAACGCGAAGGCGCTTTCCTGGGCAAGACCGTACAGGTGGTGCCCCACATTACGGACGAGATCAAGCGCCGTATTCAACTCCTCGGCCAGACGGGTGAATACGACATCGTAATTACCGAACTGGGAGGTACCGTGGGCGATATCGAATCCCTACCCTACGTGGAATCCCTGCGGCAATTGCGCTGGGAACTCGGCCGTGACAACTGTATATGCATTCACCTCACCCTGATTCCCTACCTCGCCGCCGCTAAAGAACTCAAGACGAAGCCGACGCAGCACAGCGTCAAGGAATTGCTTAGCTCCGGTATTCAACCCGACATTTTGGTTGTGCGGACCGAGCACGAGATTGACGACAGCATCCGCCGCAAACTTGCGCTATTCTGCAACGTCGAAAAATCCTGCATCATCGAGGCGTTGGATGCGAGTACCATTTATGACGTACCCCTGCTAATGCTGAAAGAAGGCCTTGACGCGCAGGTGATCAGCAAACTGCGCATTCAGGACCGGAAAGAACCGGACCTGCGCCGCTGGAAAAACTTCCTCGGCCGCCTCAAAAATTCTACCGGTGAGGTGACGATTGGTCTCGTCGGGAAGTACATTGACCTACAGGACGCGTACAAATCCATCTACGAAGCCTTCATTCACGCCGGGGCCGTCAACGAAACGCGGGTCAAGGTGGTCCCCGTCAGCTCCGAACAATTGGAAGGATCCTCCGCAGACGTCGGGAAATTCTTGGAAAAATTCGACGGTATCCTGGTAGCCCCCGGCTTCGGGGAGCGTGGAATTGAGGGTAAGATCAACGCCATCAAGTACCTGCGCGAGCACAAGATCCCCTTCTTCGGTATCTGCCTGGGGATGCAGTGTGCCGTGGTGGAGTTCAGCCGCAATGTCGCTGGAATTGAGGGGGCCATGTCCACGGAAGTTGACCCAAAGGCTAGCCACCCGGTCATCGATTTGATGAACGACCAGAAAGACGTAACCACCAAGGGCGGGACCATGCGCCTCGGCGCCTACGATTGCGAACTGGTAAAGGGCTCTAACGCCGCAAAGGCCTACGGGACGACGAAGATCAGCGAGCGCCACCGCCACCGTTACGAGTTCAATAATGAGTACCTCGATCAGTTAAAATCCGCCGGACTACAGATCACCGGTACAAACCCCAAGACCGGACTGGTGGAGGTAGTAGAATTGAAAGATCACCCCTATTTCGTCGGCGTTCAGTTCCACCCGGAATTAAAGTCCACCGTGGAGCAACCACATCCGCTGTTTACGGCTTTCGTTGCCGCAGCGATGAAGCATAAGGCCAGCTCTACGGACTAG
- a CDS encoding single-stranded DNA-binding protein: MNQLTLIGQVRKPMTYHCTEGGRDMLRFAVATGGTETASNSKAGTTYYPALTEHHCIAWGPAALDLHAHLGKGDRLMINGELHYRTHRNRKGDLQRFAEIYVRGYTYL, from the coding sequence ATGAATCAACTTACCCTCATTGGCCAGGTCCGCAAACCCATGACTTACCACTGCACGGAAGGCGGCCGCGATATGCTCCGCTTTGCCGTGGCTACCGGTGGGACGGAGACGGCCAGCAATTCCAAAGCGGGAACAACGTACTATCCCGCCCTCACCGAACACCACTGTATTGCCTGGGGCCCGGCTGCGCTGGATCTCCACGCCCACCTCGGAAAGGGGGACCGCTTAATGATCAACGGAGAACTCCACTACCGGACCCACCGTAATAGGAAGGGAGATCTTCAGCGATTCGCGGAGATCTACGTGCGGGGGTACACTTATCTGTAA
- a CDS encoding phosphoribosyltransferase family protein yields MELLNHQQINAKIDRLAMEILERNTAEQELYIIGINNRGLELAERLVSSLRTISEAPIHLWPLTISPATPLDPGPSLTNDVTQLTDKAVLIVDDVANTGRTLFYAMLPLQQVLPKKIEVCVLVDRRHKNWPVYVTYSGMDLSTTIEENVLVTFSGPNGDEATLE; encoded by the coding sequence ATGGAACTCCTCAACCATCAGCAGATCAACGCCAAGATTGACCGTTTGGCGATGGAGATCCTGGAGCGGAATACTGCCGAGCAGGAGTTGTACATCATCGGCATTAACAACCGGGGTTTGGAATTGGCGGAACGGCTCGTCAGTTCCTTGCGAACAATTAGTGAAGCGCCCATTCACTTATGGCCACTGACGATCAGCCCAGCGACACCGCTTGACCCAGGCCCTTCGCTAACGAACGACGTCACACAACTAACCGATAAGGCCGTCCTCATAGTCGATGACGTCGCCAATACGGGGAGGACGCTATTCTACGCCATGCTTCCCCTGCAACAGGTGCTGCCAAAGAAGATCGAAGTTTGCGTACTCGTTGACCGCCGCCATAAAAACTGGCCGGTCTACGTGACCTACAGTGGGATGGACCTCAGTACGACCATCGAAGAGAACGTGCTGGTCACCTTTTCCGGACCCAACGGTGACGAGGCTACTTTGGAGTAG
- a CDS encoding DUF1501 domain-containing protein, with the protein MKRRNFLRSVGALSIPALLNNGVAGAPLQLFTQFINPDSDKVLVLIRLAGGNDSLNTLIGTDQIENLRIVRPNIALPDSGIIDLTPETGLHSAMTGMKTLFDEGKLGAVQAVGYPNQNRSHFRSTDIWTSASDADEVITTGWLGRYLENDHPEYPTGYPSTEYTDPLAMTMGTVISETCQGTSSNFSVAVNNPFNYLYIAPGGDTPLPVGTNYGTEVDFVRTLIGQSNEYGEVVQNAANAGNSLADNYTTGRLSKQLRDIAYLISGGLKTKVYVATLTGFDTHSAQVNDGDRLTGRHAELMTELSDSIKAFQDDLEALGLADRVMGMTFSEFGRRIKDNASNGSDHGDAGSLFVFGNCVAGGITGTNPVIDTEVDQITGVPYQYDFRDVYGSVLMDWFDVPETTVQNLVYPGFQYLPIFNGCNLSLPVDLMSITARGLTKSIKVEWSTSRETDNAGFVVERSEDGRNFRAIGRVRPGAQGNSINEYSFEDTDVRLGALYYYRLRQEDLSGSFEYSPIQTARLRGTAKGDWAVGLPRPNPVRSDSYLKVYAPVDSTANFEVFDVRGQRLRTGTVTLPGGVDTRVALRPGGLAPGTYVYRLRTADGKVFSRKFIKQ; encoded by the coding sequence GTGAAAAGAAGAAACTTCCTCCGCAGCGTTGGTGCGCTGAGTATCCCAGCCCTCCTGAACAATGGGGTGGCCGGTGCTCCCCTCCAACTTTTCACCCAATTTATCAACCCGGATAGCGACAAGGTCCTCGTGCTGATACGACTTGCCGGCGGTAACGATAGCTTGAATACGCTCATCGGTACCGACCAGATTGAGAACCTGCGGATCGTGCGGCCCAACATCGCCCTACCCGATTCCGGCATCATTGATCTTACGCCAGAAACGGGGCTCCACTCCGCCATGACGGGGATGAAGACGCTCTTCGACGAGGGCAAACTGGGCGCCGTTCAGGCCGTTGGCTATCCCAACCAAAACCGCTCTCACTTCCGCAGCACCGACATTTGGACGTCCGCTTCCGACGCCGACGAAGTCATCACCACCGGTTGGCTCGGTCGCTACCTCGAAAATGACCACCCCGAATATCCGACTGGATACCCGAGCACTGAATACACTGACCCGCTCGCGATGACGATGGGTACGGTAATCAGCGAAACCTGCCAGGGCACGAGCTCCAACTTTAGCGTTGCCGTCAACAACCCCTTCAACTACCTCTACATTGCCCCCGGAGGCGATACGCCGTTACCCGTGGGTACCAACTACGGTACGGAAGTTGACTTCGTACGCACCCTGATTGGCCAGAGTAACGAGTACGGTGAAGTCGTTCAGAATGCCGCCAACGCCGGCAACAGCCTCGCCGATAATTACACGACCGGCCGCCTCAGCAAACAGTTGCGGGACATTGCCTACCTCATTAGTGGCGGGCTGAAGACAAAGGTGTACGTGGCTACGCTGACTGGCTTCGATACCCACTCCGCGCAGGTAAACGACGGCGATCGCCTGACCGGCCGCCACGCGGAATTGATGACGGAATTATCCGACAGCATCAAAGCTTTCCAGGATGATCTCGAAGCGCTCGGGCTGGCGGACCGCGTTATGGGCATGACGTTCAGCGAGTTTGGCCGCCGCATTAAGGACAACGCGAGCAATGGTTCCGACCACGGCGACGCCGGCTCCCTCTTTGTATTCGGCAATTGCGTCGCCGGTGGCATCACGGGAACCAACCCAGTCATTGACACCGAGGTAGACCAAATTACTGGCGTCCCGTACCAGTATGATTTCCGCGACGTCTACGGTTCGGTGCTGATGGATTGGTTCGACGTGCCGGAGACCACCGTGCAAAACCTCGTCTACCCCGGCTTCCAGTACCTCCCTATTTTTAACGGATGTAACCTATCCTTACCCGTTGATCTGATGAGTATTACGGCCCGTGGCCTAACCAAGTCTATCAAGGTAGAATGGTCCACTTCCCGGGAAACTGACAATGCCGGTTTCGTGGTCGAACGCAGCGAGGACGGGCGCAATTTTCGCGCCATCGGTCGGGTAAGACCCGGCGCGCAGGGTAATAGCATCAACGAGTATTCTTTTGAGGATACGGACGTCCGCCTCGGGGCACTTTACTACTATCGCCTGCGTCAGGAGGATCTTTCCGGCTCCTTCGAATACAGCCCCATCCAGACGGCGCGGCTGCGCGGCACGGCCAAGGGAGACTGGGCGGTGGGCCTTCCTCGCCCTAATCCGGTGCGGTCCGATAGTTACCTTAAGGTCTACGCTCCCGTTGATAGCACGGCCAACTTCGAGGTCTTCGACGTTCGCGGTCAGCGCCTACGCACGGGCACGGTCACGCTTCCCGGCGGCGTCGATACCCGCGTCGCGTTGCGGCCCGGTGGTCTTGCTCCCGGCACTTACGTTTACCGACTGCGCACAGCGGATGGCAAGGTCTTCTCCCGCAAATTCATCAAGCAATAG
- the glgX gene encoding glycogen debranching protein GlgX — MTTTQQICDLQEIKAYGKFGDIEVWPGRPYPLGATWSPKGCNFAVYSEDATRMDLCLFREEAADVEVYRIRMMEQTDLVWHVFIPDLPTGWRYGYRAHGEWNPRTGRLYNPNKLLIDPYVKAVDGEIKWHEAMFPYPVKEQAEDRYFQMDESDSGPYLTKGVVIDTSYDWEGDTLLERPMHETVIYEAHVKGFTQLMPEIPEQERGTYAALGHPATIEYLKNLGVTAIELMPVHHFVQDERLVNMGLRNYWGYNSLCFLAPHADYAAAEKPEDQVREFKDMVKKLHKAGLEVILDVVYNHTAEGNHYGPMLSMKGLDNDHYYRLVDGDRQFYMDYTGTGNTIDMTNPRTLQMVMDSLRYWITEMHVDGFRFDLASALARGLYEVGKLSTFLDTIHQDPVISQVKLIAEPWDVGPGGYQVGAFPVLWSEWNGKYRDNVRAYWRGDDVGVGELASRLSGSSDLYELSGRRPAASINFITAHDGFTLRDLYSYNEKHNEANGEGNRDGESHNLSWNCGVEGPTDDPEINALRLRMQRNMLTTLFLSQGVPMLTMGDEYGRTQGGNNNAYCQDNEISWFNWEWTADQTALHSFTRNLIALRRDNPIFHRRRFFNGRTVNDSTLGDILWINANGDEMQGEEWSSTHTRSLGMLLNGEAMDEYDERGNRVKDDIFLVILNAYWEGVDFRLPGVKEFSIWEEIIDSHTSEIPVEGDYPADSKFTVGPRSIHVFRLKTRKANITPEGRRKVTIVDQVRRLWDMIQE, encoded by the coding sequence ATGACGACGACCCAACAAATTTGTGACCTCCAGGAAATTAAAGCCTACGGTAAATTCGGTGACATCGAAGTGTGGCCTGGCCGGCCCTATCCGTTGGGCGCTACCTGGTCGCCGAAGGGCTGCAACTTCGCCGTCTACAGCGAAGACGCTACCCGGATGGACCTCTGTCTTTTCCGTGAGGAAGCAGCTGACGTCGAAGTGTACCGGATCCGAATGATGGAGCAAACCGACTTGGTGTGGCACGTCTTCATTCCGGATCTACCCACCGGCTGGCGCTACGGCTACCGGGCCCATGGCGAATGGAACCCCCGTACCGGACGACTTTACAACCCGAACAAATTGCTGATCGACCCCTACGTAAAGGCGGTCGATGGAGAGATCAAGTGGCACGAAGCCATGTTCCCGTACCCCGTCAAGGAACAAGCCGAAGACCGGTACTTCCAGATGGACGAATCCGACAGTGGCCCTTATCTCACCAAAGGCGTTGTGATCGATACCAGCTACGATTGGGAAGGGGATACTCTCCTGGAACGGCCAATGCACGAGACGGTCATCTACGAAGCCCACGTCAAGGGTTTCACCCAGCTGATGCCCGAAATCCCCGAACAAGAGCGGGGTACTTATGCCGCGCTCGGGCATCCGGCTACCATCGAATACCTGAAAAATCTGGGGGTGACGGCAATCGAGCTGATGCCCGTCCACCATTTTGTGCAGGACGAGCGGCTCGTCAATATGGGATTACGGAACTACTGGGGTTACAACAGCCTCTGCTTCCTGGCTCCCCACGCTGACTACGCCGCAGCTGAGAAGCCGGAGGACCAGGTGCGAGAGTTTAAGGACATGGTCAAAAAGCTTCACAAGGCCGGTCTGGAGGTTATCCTTGATGTAGTGTACAACCACACCGCCGAAGGAAATCACTACGGCCCGATGCTCAGCATGAAGGGCCTCGACAATGACCATTATTACCGCTTAGTGGATGGCGACCGGCAGTTCTACATGGACTACACCGGAACGGGAAATACCATTGACATGACCAACCCGCGGACCCTCCAGATGGTCATGGACAGCCTCCGCTACTGGATCACCGAGATGCACGTGGATGGGTTTCGTTTCGATCTCGCCAGCGCCCTCGCTCGTGGCCTGTACGAAGTCGGCAAACTGAGCACCTTCCTTGATACGATCCACCAGGACCCGGTCATCAGCCAGGTAAAGCTGATTGCGGAGCCCTGGGACGTTGGCCCCGGTGGTTACCAAGTCGGTGCCTTCCCCGTCCTTTGGTCAGAATGGAACGGTAAGTACCGCGATAACGTCCGGGCTTACTGGCGGGGTGACGACGTTGGGGTGGGGGAGTTGGCCTCCCGCTTAAGTGGATCCTCCGACCTTTACGAGTTAAGTGGACGACGCCCAGCAGCCAGCATCAACTTCATTACGGCCCACGATGGTTTCACCCTCCGCGATCTGTACAGCTACAACGAAAAGCACAATGAGGCGAATGGGGAAGGAAACCGCGACGGCGAAAGCCACAACCTCAGCTGGAATTGCGGCGTAGAAGGACCTACCGATGACCCGGAGATCAATGCCCTCCGTCTACGGATGCAACGGAATATGCTCACCACGCTGTTCTTGAGCCAGGGCGTCCCGATGCTCACGATGGGTGATGAGTACGGCCGGACTCAGGGCGGTAACAACAATGCGTACTGTCAGGATAACGAGATCAGTTGGTTCAATTGGGAATGGACGGCGGACCAAACTGCACTACATTCCTTCACGCGTAACCTGATCGCGCTGCGGCGGGATAACCCCATCTTCCACCGCCGCCGCTTCTTTAACGGGCGGACAGTCAACGACTCCACCCTCGGCGACATCCTTTGGATCAACGCCAACGGTGACGAGATGCAAGGTGAAGAATGGAGCAGTACCCACACCCGTAGCCTCGGCATGCTCCTCAACGGCGAGGCGATGGATGAGTACGATGAGCGTGGCAACCGGGTAAAGGACGATATCTTCCTGGTCATACTCAATGCTTACTGGGAGGGTGTCGACTTTCGCTTGCCCGGTGTAAAAGAGTTCAGTATCTGGGAGGAGATTATTGACTCACACACCAGCGAAATCCCGGTAGAAGGAGATTACCCGGCGGATAGCAAGTTTACGGTTGGTCCACGCTCCATCCACGTATTCCGCCTCAAAACGCGGAAAGCAAACATCACGCCGGAAGGCCGCCGCAAGGTCACCATCGTCGATCAGGTGCGGAGATTGTGGGATATGATACAGGAGTAA
- a CDS encoding single-stranded DNA-binding protein: MNPNNHVQLYGRLASQPEITTLTDGTSLARVRLYPLTTSAVPDEPDGPQSFHLVAWHRLASLMHQELRRGDRIQIQGELRNRRWVQAGRTQVRTEIHVRHFIRSANSRTEYPPSPQPANSSSPTTF; this comes from the coding sequence ATGAACCCCAATAACCACGTGCAACTCTACGGACGGCTTGCCTCCCAGCCGGAGATAACAACCCTAACCGACGGAACCTCCCTGGCACGAGTACGGCTGTATCCCCTTACTACCTCGGCCGTGCCCGATGAGCCAGACGGGCCGCAATCCTTTCATTTGGTGGCCTGGCACCGACTAGCAAGCCTTATGCACCAAGAGCTACGGCGGGGTGACCGCATCCAGATCCAGGGTGAACTACGTAACCGCAGGTGGGTCCAAGCCGGCCGGACCCAGGTACGTACGGAGATACACGTCCGCCACTTCATCAGATCAGCGAATAGCCGGACGGAGTACCCGCCTTCGCCGCAGCCAGCTAATTCCTCCTCACCAACAACTTTCTAA
- a CDS encoding DUF1800 family protein, which yields MSSTSVLTAAVSTSFAAYSGPWEFQQASHLLRRATFAPTKAELDEATSLGLDAALDRLFESIALPANPTYVDYVRPDGEAGIGDEWMNLAVSEFDASADRSARARSVQAWWFQSTAEAGFNIREKMVLFWHNHFGMGGINADRERVRFLNTYRDYATGNFKELVKLMTIDVYMLRFLDGHVSTRQNPNENYARELLELFTIGKGPQVAPGDYTNYTEQDVTELARALTGWRTINFNTISPGLDSYAEYVTNRHDRTDKTLSYRFDNQVITNNEENEYLDVVDIIFTKDEVARYLCRKLYRHFVYYDVTDEVETNIIAPMSQLVIDNQYDIAPALRALLSCEHFYETSIIGGMIKTPLDLVQSTFRVANFYEQDTVQNGQQAARRGFIHARDTGMDLLTPPSVAGWTAYYQEPSFHRIWLNTSTIQARTSHARRCTTGAFYWDQTAYRCDWLSVVDGLNNPYDSISVVEEMCSILLPKPLEQEQTDALVELLLGGQEDFVWTNEYSDYQANPNDMAGIDAVTSRIRSMMYGLMQLAEFHVH from the coding sequence ATGTCTTCAACATCAGTACTAACGGCTGCTGTTTCCACCTCTTTCGCTGCTTACTCGGGCCCGTGGGAATTTCAACAGGCAAGCCACCTTTTACGGCGGGCCACTTTTGCCCCCACTAAAGCCGAATTGGATGAGGCGACTTCCCTCGGTTTGGATGCGGCGCTGGACCGGCTGTTCGAGTCGATTGCTCTTCCCGCTAATCCTACCTATGTCGACTACGTCCGCCCCGACGGTGAGGCCGGTATCGGTGATGAGTGGATGAATCTTGCGGTATCAGAATTTGACGCCAGTGCCGACAGGAGTGCCCGGGCACGGAGCGTTCAGGCCTGGTGGTTTCAATCCACCGCCGAAGCCGGGTTCAACATTCGGGAAAAAATGGTCCTCTTCTGGCACAACCACTTCGGGATGGGTGGCATAAACGCCGACCGGGAACGTGTGCGCTTCCTCAATACCTACCGGGATTACGCCACGGGCAACTTTAAAGAATTGGTCAAACTAATGACCATCGACGTCTACATGCTCCGCTTCTTGGATGGCCACGTCAGTACCCGCCAGAACCCCAACGAGAACTACGCGCGAGAACTACTCGAACTCTTCACCATCGGTAAGGGGCCGCAGGTAGCTCCGGGAGACTACACCAACTACACCGAGCAGGACGTCACCGAATTAGCCCGCGCCCTTACCGGTTGGCGGACAATCAACTTCAATACCATCTCCCCCGGCCTCGACAGCTACGCGGAATACGTCACTAACCGCCACGACCGGACGGATAAAACTTTGAGCTACCGCTTCGATAATCAAGTCATCACCAACAACGAAGAGAACGAGTACCTCGACGTTGTCGATATCATCTTCACTAAGGACGAAGTCGCCCGCTACCTCTGCCGCAAACTCTACCGCCACTTCGTTTATTACGACGTCACTGATGAGGTGGAGACGAACATCATCGCCCCCATGTCGCAATTGGTGATCGATAACCAATACGACATTGCACCTGCGTTACGCGCCCTCTTATCCTGCGAGCATTTTTACGAAACCTCCATTATTGGTGGGATGATCAAGACGCCGCTGGACCTTGTTCAGAGTACCTTTCGGGTGGCCAATTTCTACGAACAGGACACCGTACAAAACGGCCAACAAGCGGCGCGCAGAGGCTTCATTCACGCCCGGGATACGGGAATGGACTTGCTCACCCCACCGTCCGTGGCTGGATGGACGGCCTACTACCAGGAGCCCAGCTTCCACCGTATCTGGCTTAACACCAGTACCATTCAGGCGCGAACCAGCCACGCCCGCAGGTGCACGACGGGTGCTTTCTACTGGGACCAAACTGCCTACCGCTGCGATTGGCTGAGCGTAGTCGACGGACTGAACAACCCCTACGATTCGATCTCCGTGGTCGAGGAAATGTGCTCCATCCTCCTCCCCAAACCTTTGGAACAAGAGCAAACCGACGCCCTCGTTGAATTACTGCTGGGTGGCCAGGAGGACTTCGTCTGGACGAACGAATACTCAGATTACCAGGCGAACCCCAACGATATGGCCGGCATCGATGCCGTCACGTCCCGCATCCGCAGCATGATGTACGGCCTCATGCAACTGGCTGAATTCCACGTGCACTAG
- a CDS encoding ChaN family lipoprotein — protein sequence MGQKLPLAYNLFTKEGTATKYKKLLKSAAKADIILFGESHNDALGHWLQNTVFRDLQDLDGRPLALGMEMFEVDQQQALEDYLVGDIELKALDEVGEGVWPNFRTDYEPIAKWAQANGISVYGTNVPRKYARVVFREGFKGLRPMAESGEFPPLPIPYDPNQPAYVEMLEMMPGGHGGENFPKAQAIKDATMAWRISQVLPENGRLFHLNGSFHSDNYQGIYWYLDRYAPEKKVMTITVVEQEEVDDLLKENEGKADFIFTVPATMTKTY from the coding sequence ATGGGACAAAAGCTACCACTCGCCTATAATCTTTTCACCAAGGAGGGGACAGCGACGAAGTACAAGAAGCTGCTTAAATCGGCTGCCAAGGCAGACATCATCTTATTCGGCGAATCCCACAACGACGCACTCGGTCACTGGCTGCAGAATACCGTCTTCCGTGATTTGCAGGATCTTGATGGTCGCCCCCTCGCGCTGGGGATGGAGATGTTTGAAGTAGACCAACAGCAAGCTTTGGAGGATTATTTGGTAGGCGACATAGAGCTCAAAGCACTGGATGAAGTCGGCGAAGGCGTTTGGCCCAACTTCCGTACGGACTACGAACCCATCGCCAAGTGGGCTCAGGCAAACGGTATCAGCGTTTACGGCACGAACGTTCCCCGCAAGTACGCCCGCGTCGTATTCCGGGAAGGCTTTAAAGGGCTACGGCCAATGGCGGAAAGTGGTGAATTCCCCCCTTTACCAATTCCGTACGATCCAAATCAACCCGCCTACGTAGAAATGTTGGAAATGATGCCCGGCGGCCACGGCGGTGAAAACTTCCCCAAAGCGCAGGCCATCAAGGATGCTACCATGGCTTGGCGCATCAGCCAGGTCCTACCCGAAAACGGTCGGCTCTTCCATCTTAACGGCAGCTTTCATTCGGATAACTACCAAGGCATTTATTGGTACTTGGACAGATACGCTCCAGAAAAGAAAGTGATGACAATCACCGTCGTGGAACAAGAAGAAGTTGATGATTTGCTGAAAGAGAATGAGGGAAAGGCGGACTTCATCTTTACCGTCCCGGCTACGATGACGAAGACCTACTAG
- a CDS encoding DUF4249 domain-containing protein produces the protein MNETKMLRRPLARLMGLLPLLLLLCTCTDAVAPEFQFEEGFLLVDGTITNVAGESQVKVSRSELLFGNSVLQPIEGVVVTSIDGAGQGVNWISTSTPGVYVPPTDWAGIPGESYRLQIATPRGEMVESTAEVLPEPVPFQNVRVEFEQESYFSEARDRFIPAFQVLVDVQDPAGEANYYEYTSGTFQTIEVCASCFRSVYNNGECMPTPGSRFVERYDYLCDTRCWVTSESANVDLFSDEFSDGQLISGVVANRTDYNRPGRLLFEIRQFNVTRKAFEFSSLVQDLAEGSGGLNAPLPAALVGNLSDVSQGNMPVLGYVKAAALTVDRVMIERDTFGGRSLPFDGTLRLEPRIPPPPAAPCIGLNRTTVRPAGWID, from the coding sequence ATGAATGAAACGAAAATGCTGAGACGGCCCCTAGCGAGACTGATGGGGTTGCTCCCGCTCCTCCTGTTACTCTGTACGTGTACTGACGCCGTAGCTCCCGAATTCCAGTTCGAGGAAGGCTTCCTGTTGGTGGACGGCACCATCACCAACGTGGCCGGAGAAAGCCAGGTAAAGGTCAGTCGTAGTGAGTTGCTCTTTGGTAATTCCGTACTGCAACCCATCGAAGGCGTCGTTGTAACCAGTATTGACGGAGCAGGACAAGGGGTAAATTGGATTAGTACCTCCACACCAGGCGTCTACGTGCCCCCAACCGACTGGGCGGGCATCCCCGGCGAAAGCTACCGCCTGCAAATTGCGACGCCACGGGGCGAAATGGTGGAGTCCACCGCGGAAGTACTACCCGAACCCGTGCCTTTCCAAAACGTACGGGTGGAGTTTGAACAGGAGTCCTACTTCAGCGAGGCACGTGACCGTTTCATTCCCGCCTTCCAAGTGTTGGTGGATGTACAGGATCCGGCGGGTGAGGCCAATTATTACGAGTACACTTCAGGGACGTTTCAAACGATCGAGGTATGTGCCTCCTGTTTTCGGTCGGTCTACAATAACGGAGAATGTATGCCGACGCCCGGGTCCCGTTTCGTAGAACGGTACGACTACTTGTGCGATACGCGCTGCTGGGTGACGAGCGAGTCGGCCAACGTCGATCTTTTCTCCGACGAATTCAGTGATGGACAGTTGATCTCCGGTGTGGTGGCTAACCGGACGGACTACAACCGGCCCGGCCGGCTCCTGTTTGAGATCCGACAATTCAACGTAACGCGTAAGGCATTTGAATTTAGCAGCTTGGTCCAGGACCTGGCCGAAGGATCGGGCGGGCTCAACGCTCCCCTACCCGCGGCCCTCGTCGGTAATCTTAGTGACGTCAGCCAGGGGAACATGCCCGTCCTGGGTTACGTGAAGGCGGCCGCACTGACTGTTGACCGCGTCATGATTGAGCGGGATACTTTCGGTGGTCGTAGCCTGCCCTTCGACGGGACGCTACGGCTCGAGCCCCGTATCCCACCACCACCCGCCGCCCCGTGTATTGGTCTGAACCGCACGACCGTCCGGCCCGCCGGATGGATCGATTAG